A portion of the Acidisarcina polymorpha genome contains these proteins:
- a CDS encoding ArsR/SmtB family transcription factor, which yields MSKKRITDDEAAQIGRALGDPNRLAIYTQIAQHDELFCGEMHAKSHISPPTLSHHLKVLTELGLIASRKDGLNVFYRIVPGTFKAYLDYLRQIGSRPMTK from the coding sequence ATGAGCAAGAAAAGAATCACCGACGACGAAGCCGCTCAGATTGGAAGAGCGTTGGGCGATCCCAACCGGCTCGCCATTTACACCCAAATAGCTCAGCATGATGAGCTATTCTGCGGAGAAATGCATGCGAAGAGCCATATCTCTCCGCCTACGCTCTCGCATCATTTGAAGGTCCTGACAGAGCTCGGCCTGATTGCTTCTCGAAAAGACGGCCTCAACGTGTTTTATCGAATCGTACCCGGGACGTTCAAAGCATATCTCGATTACCTCAGACAGATCGGATCCCGTCCGATGACGAAATAA
- a CDS encoding efflux RND transporter permease subunit: MWIVRLALNKPYTFVVAAILIVVLGLSAIATTPTDIFPNIDIPVVTVIWSYSGLPAKEMEQRVTTFSEFVMAVVNDVKSIDSQTTSGASVIKIYFQPQVRIDAAMSQVGAAVNSIRFRMPQGVNPPWILRFSASTVPIIQLSLSSDTLSESEIYDYGLFRVRQQLTTVPGTLLPTPYGGVARQIMVDLDQDALLAKGITPIDVTAAINAQNVTLPSGTAKVDSREYTVSTNSSPTDALMLNDVPIKTVNGSLVYMRDVAHVRDGWSVQQNVARANGKPAALLAIMKTGSVSTLDIVNQIKNDVLPASRAAAPKGLKITELFDQSIFVKASIVGVLREGVIAASLTALMILLFLGSWRSTLIIAVSIPLSILSSIILLSAMGETMNTMTLGGLALAIGILVDDATVTIENIHRHMEDQPLREAVLISASEIATPTLVSTLTICIVFVSVVFLTGPAKFLFTPMALAVVFAMLASYVLSRTLVPVMVNFMLGAEQHVEPGIDGEPVHERARGRSIFGRINQRFNEGYFWVQERYTHALESVLHHRKPALITSIAIMSTAFLLLPFVGRDFFPSVDAGQIKLHIRARPGTRIETTKVLFSQVEDQIRKTIPANETDLIMDNIGLTPETFNYAFGDGATIGSADGEVLIALNTKHHGPTQRYVSELRSQLQRQFPDLTFFFQPADMVTQILNFGLPAPIDVQVQGYDPGNYEIARRLRARLATVPGAVDVHLHQVVDAPDLHLDIDRVRAAQFGLTQQDVANSLYISLSSSAAVQPNFRLDPKMGITYTVAAQTPQYSINSINALQNTPIPIHTMNNRTEVLGNMATLTPAVLPVVINHHNGAPVFDIFANTQSSDLGSVAAKVNRIVKEESKNLPPGTKIVVRGQVESMNEAFNRLGLGLAFAALMVYLLMVVNYQSWLDPFIIICALPGAFCGIVWALFLTQTTFNVPSLMGAIMSIGVATANSILLVTFANELRAQGVDPLEAAVKAGFTRLRPIIMTAFAMIIGMLPMALGIGEGGEQNAPLARAVIGGLSVATFATLFFVPLMFTLIHGRNGGGRNAGSPQEAV; this comes from the coding sequence ATGTGGATTGTACGACTCGCCCTGAATAAGCCCTATACCTTCGTCGTGGCGGCGATCCTGATTGTTGTCCTTGGACTCTCGGCGATCGCAACGACGCCGACCGACATCTTCCCAAATATCGACATTCCTGTGGTGACCGTCATCTGGTCGTACTCCGGGCTCCCCGCGAAAGAGATGGAGCAGAGGGTTACGACTTTCAGCGAGTTTGTGATGGCGGTCGTCAACGATGTGAAATCCATCGACTCGCAGACGACCAGTGGGGCCAGCGTCATCAAGATTTACTTCCAGCCACAGGTGCGGATCGACGCGGCCATGTCTCAGGTGGGCGCTGCTGTAAACTCCATTCGTTTCCGCATGCCCCAGGGGGTCAATCCTCCGTGGATTTTACGATTCAGCGCTTCGACGGTGCCGATCATTCAGCTTTCGCTCTCCAGCGATACGCTTTCAGAATCTGAGATTTACGACTACGGGCTGTTTCGGGTTCGCCAGCAGTTGACGACAGTTCCAGGAACGTTGCTACCAACTCCGTACGGCGGTGTAGCAAGGCAGATTATGGTCGATCTCGATCAGGACGCTCTTCTTGCCAAAGGGATTACTCCGATAGATGTCACCGCCGCGATCAATGCACAAAACGTGACACTCCCTTCCGGTACGGCCAAGGTTGACAGCCGGGAGTATACAGTCAGCACCAACTCCAGTCCGACCGATGCTCTCATGCTGAATGATGTTCCGATCAAGACTGTCAACGGGTCTCTGGTTTACATGAGGGACGTCGCTCACGTCAGAGACGGCTGGTCCGTGCAGCAGAATGTTGCACGCGCAAATGGCAAGCCGGCGGCGCTTCTTGCCATTATGAAGACGGGTTCGGTGTCGACGCTCGATATCGTCAATCAGATCAAGAACGATGTCCTTCCGGCGTCTCGTGCGGCCGCTCCGAAGGGACTGAAGATCACCGAGCTCTTCGATCAATCCATATTTGTGAAGGCCTCTATCGTCGGCGTATTGCGCGAGGGGGTGATCGCCGCATCCCTAACCGCACTCATGATATTGCTCTTCCTCGGCAGCTGGCGGAGCACGTTGATTATTGCTGTCTCCATTCCGCTGTCGATTCTAAGTTCGATCATCCTGCTCAGCGCGATGGGCGAAACGATGAACACGATGACGCTCGGCGGACTTGCGCTGGCTATTGGAATCCTGGTGGACGACGCGACCGTCACGATAGAAAACATTCACCGCCATATGGAAGATCAGCCTCTTCGCGAGGCCGTCCTAATTAGCGCTTCGGAGATTGCGACGCCAACCCTGGTGTCGACGCTCACAATTTGTATCGTATTTGTGTCAGTGGTCTTTCTGACCGGACCGGCAAAGTTCCTATTTACTCCGATGGCGCTCGCGGTCGTCTTCGCCATGCTTGCTTCCTATGTTCTTTCGAGGACGCTGGTCCCCGTCATGGTGAACTTCATGCTTGGGGCGGAGCAGCATGTCGAACCCGGCATCGACGGCGAACCTGTTCACGAGAGGGCGAGAGGACGCTCCATCTTTGGTCGCATCAACCAACGGTTCAATGAGGGATACTTCTGGGTGCAAGAGCGTTATACGCATGCCCTCGAAAGCGTCCTGCATCACCGGAAGCCAGCGCTGATCACTTCAATCGCCATCATGTCGACGGCGTTCCTGCTGCTGCCCTTTGTGGGCAGGGACTTCTTTCCCTCCGTCGACGCGGGACAGATCAAGCTGCATATCCGTGCGCGGCCTGGGACTCGTATCGAAACCACGAAAGTGCTCTTCAGCCAGGTCGAGGACCAAATTCGCAAGACGATCCCCGCGAATGAAACTGACCTCATCATGGATAACATCGGGCTGACGCCGGAGACTTTCAACTATGCGTTTGGCGATGGAGCAACGATCGGGAGCGCCGACGGCGAGGTGCTTATCGCCCTCAACACCAAGCATCATGGCCCGACGCAAAGGTATGTGAGTGAGTTGCGATCGCAGTTACAGCGGCAATTCCCGGATCTCACTTTCTTCTTCCAGCCCGCTGACATGGTCACGCAAATTCTGAACTTCGGACTTCCCGCCCCGATCGACGTGCAGGTGCAGGGTTACGATCCTGGAAACTATGAGATTGCGCGGCGTCTTCGCGCTCGATTGGCTACCGTCCCAGGAGCGGTTGATGTTCACCTGCACCAGGTCGTCGATGCCCCCGATCTTCATCTCGACATCGACCGCGTCCGTGCAGCGCAGTTCGGCCTCACCCAACAGGATGTGGCGAATAGCCTCTACATTTCGCTAAGCTCGAGCGCCGCGGTCCAACCAAACTTCCGGCTGGATCCGAAGATGGGCATCACCTACACCGTCGCTGCGCAAACTCCGCAGTACAGCATCAACTCAATTAACGCGCTCCAGAATACACCGATTCCGATTCACACCATGAATAATCGGACGGAAGTGCTGGGCAACATGGCCACGCTTACACCGGCTGTTCTTCCGGTGGTGATCAACCACCACAACGGAGCGCCAGTCTTCGACATCTTCGCGAACACGCAGTCGAGCGATCTTGGTTCGGTCGCGGCCAAGGTCAATCGCATCGTGAAGGAAGAGAGCAAGAACCTGCCTCCGGGAACCAAGATCGTCGTTCGCGGTCAGGTAGAGAGTATGAACGAGGCCTTCAACCGGCTTGGTCTTGGACTCGCCTTCGCAGCCCTCATGGTTTACCTGCTGATGGTGGTCAACTATCAAAGCTGGCTCGACCCGTTCATCATCATCTGCGCGCTTCCCGGGGCCTTCTGCGGTATCGTATGGGCGCTGTTTCTCACGCAGACTACATTTAATGTTCCGAGTCTGATGGGCGCCATCATGTCGATCGGCGTAGCGACAGCAAACTCGATACTCCTGGTCACCTTTGCGAATGAACTACGCGCACAAGGCGTGGACCCGCTTGAAGCCGCGGTCAAGGCAGGCTTCACGCGCCTACGGCCGATTATCATGACCGCGTTCGCGATGATCATCGGCATGCTGCCGATGGCTCTCGGCATTGGCGAAGGCGGCGAACAGAATGCTCCTCTTGCGCGCGCAGTCATTGGCGGACTCAGCGTGGCAACCTTCGCTACCCTCTTCTTTGTGCCTTTGATGTTTACCTTGATCCACGGACGGAACGGCGGCGGACGCAACGCCGGCAGCCCTCAGGAGGCCGTATGA
- a CDS encoding efflux RND transporter periplasmic adaptor subunit, with protein MTQQNATAIEEPQIGEPQIGGESSSVAIRIIGAIILLVILVAVGIFPRIARHREALAAVNESATIHPIVTLAHAVKGEPSSELLLPGNIQPLYSANLFARTDGYIERRNVDIGSKVKTGEVLAIISSPEIDQQLLQARATVVQSEASLLQARAALEQAKANAELARLTKERDLPLGNEHAISQQIVDSAVQANDARIADVAAAQANITAAEANVTANQANVARLVQMQSFERIVAPFDGVITARNVERGDLVSTGNAAKPLFSMAQSGTLRIQIDVPQSEAVNIQDGQKAEIDVKERLGRAYTGTVTRSAGSLDSAARTMLTEVQIDNRDGSLLPGMYAQVKFTLPQQRASLIIPTSSLVVDRAGMHVVTVNKDHTVHFNPVVVGKDMGTTIEIRSGLNGSESIVASPSDLLSEGEHVEVR; from the coding sequence ATGACCCAGCAGAATGCAACCGCCATTGAAGAGCCGCAGATCGGGGAGCCGCAGATCGGCGGCGAATCTTCCTCCGTGGCCATAAGAATTATTGGGGCCATCATCTTGCTAGTGATCCTTGTGGCAGTGGGCATCTTTCCTCGCATCGCACGACACCGGGAGGCGCTCGCGGCTGTGAACGAATCCGCGACGATCCACCCCATCGTCACGCTTGCCCATGCGGTCAAAGGTGAGCCAAGTTCTGAGCTTCTCCTGCCGGGAAATATCCAGCCGCTCTATAGCGCCAATCTCTTTGCGCGTACCGACGGTTATATCGAACGGCGCAATGTCGACATCGGGAGCAAGGTGAAGACGGGGGAAGTACTCGCAATCATTTCCTCACCTGAGATCGACCAGCAGCTCTTGCAGGCCCGCGCCACCGTCGTGCAGTCCGAAGCCTCTCTGCTTCAAGCTCGCGCCGCGCTCGAACAGGCGAAGGCCAACGCGGAGCTGGCGCGCCTCACCAAGGAGCGCGACCTTCCCCTCGGCAATGAGCACGCGATCTCGCAGCAAATTGTAGACTCTGCCGTCCAGGCCAACGACGCGCGGATAGCGGATGTAGCTGCGGCCCAGGCCAATATCACCGCTGCCGAAGCCAATGTCACCGCGAACCAGGCCAACGTCGCCCGGCTCGTGCAGATGCAGAGCTTCGAACGTATTGTCGCTCCCTTCGACGGAGTCATCACTGCACGCAATGTCGAGCGCGGCGACCTCGTGAGTACAGGAAACGCAGCAAAACCGCTCTTCAGCATGGCGCAGAGCGGGACCTTGCGTATCCAGATCGATGTACCGCAGTCAGAAGCGGTCAACATCCAGGACGGACAAAAAGCAGAGATCGATGTTAAGGAACGTCTCGGCCGCGCGTACACGGGTACGGTGACACGGAGCGCCGGTTCGCTCGACAGTGCCGCTCGCACCATGTTGACGGAGGTCCAGATCGACAATCGGGATGGCTCGCTCTTGCCTGGTATGTATGCACAGGTGAAGTTCACGCTGCCGCAACAGCGCGCGTCGCTCATCATCCCAACCAGTTCGCTGGTCGTCGACCGCGCAGGCATGCACGTCGTCACCGTGAACAAAGATCACACCGTTCATTTCAATCCGGTAGTCGTGGGCAAGGACATGGGGACAACGATCGAGATCCGCAGCGGCCTCAACGGTTCCGAGTCCATTGTGGCGAGTCCCAGTGACTTGCTGAGTGAGGGAGAACATGTCGAAGTCCGCTGA
- a CDS encoding efflux transporter outer membrane subunit yields the protein MSKSADHLFHSRSSDEMADDHKEIRAWVLRISLVAIVLLVAGCNVGPDYKRPVVNNPQSYRGALAPDIAATPGRTNAAPAVSLADQQWSTIFKDPVLQRLVEEALKNNLDLRIAAQRILEAQAQVGITRSQQLPSVNAGGSYSALQLPSGLAFANTSGAPTSSFISGGGFSASGAWNLDFWGLYRRQTEAARADLLSTEWAQKATRSALVEGVAEAYFQLRSLDAQLEVTNRTIQARKDSLKLVSELEKYGAGSLEDTRQAEELLHSAQAVLPQIRQQIAVEENTISILLGHNPDAVDRGLPVDQQPHPEEVPAGVPSQLLERRPDIQVAEAKLIAANARIGVAKAQFFPNISLSSLGGSASNQLQSVFSGKNAYWYAAASLSEPIFDGGRIRSNYHLSQAEEQEMLLEYQKTILNALRDVSNSLVAYKETREHREEKAAQVTAAADAVRLARMRYSGGNTSYLEVLTTDTDLYDAQLNLALAQEQEAASLVQLYAALGGGWQQ from the coding sequence ATGTCGAAGTCCGCTGATCATCTTTTCCACTCACGATCTTCCGACGAGATGGCTGATGACCACAAGGAAATCAGGGCATGGGTGCTCAGGATTTCGCTCGTCGCCATCGTCCTGCTGGTCGCCGGCTGCAATGTTGGCCCTGACTACAAGCGTCCCGTGGTCAACAACCCTCAAAGTTATCGCGGAGCCCTCGCTCCCGATATCGCAGCGACACCTGGTCGTACGAATGCGGCCCCAGCGGTGTCTTTGGCAGATCAGCAATGGTCGACGATTTTCAAAGACCCCGTACTGCAGAGGCTCGTGGAAGAGGCTCTGAAGAACAATCTGGATCTCCGCATCGCGGCACAACGGATCCTCGAAGCACAGGCGCAGGTCGGCATCACCCGGTCGCAACAATTGCCGAGTGTGAATGCCGGCGGCAGCTACTCCGCATTGCAGCTGCCATCGGGGCTTGCCTTCGCTAATACCAGCGGTGCACCCACAAGCTCGTTCATCAGCGGTGGTGGCTTTAGCGCGTCAGGCGCGTGGAACCTCGATTTCTGGGGGCTGTACCGCCGGCAAACGGAGGCCGCACGGGCTGATCTTCTCTCGACGGAGTGGGCCCAAAAGGCGACCCGATCTGCCCTAGTCGAGGGCGTCGCGGAAGCATATTTCCAGCTTCGGAGCCTTGATGCGCAGCTGGAGGTCACGAACCGCACTATCCAGGCACGCAAGGACTCTCTCAAGCTCGTCAGCGAACTCGAAAAATACGGAGCTGGGTCGCTTGAAGACACACGCCAGGCGGAGGAACTGCTCCACTCCGCGCAAGCTGTTCTCCCCCAGATCCGGCAGCAAATCGCCGTAGAAGAAAATACGATCAGTATCCTTCTCGGACACAATCCTGACGCCGTGGATCGTGGCCTGCCGGTGGATCAGCAGCCTCATCCCGAGGAGGTTCCAGCGGGTGTGCCCTCTCAGCTTTTGGAGAGGCGTCCAGACATTCAAGTAGCCGAGGCAAAGTTGATCGCCGCCAATGCTCGCATCGGGGTCGCGAAGGCGCAGTTCTTCCCGAACATATCCCTGAGCAGTCTTGGCGGCTCCGCCAGCAACCAACTGCAATCGGTCTTCTCCGGCAAGAACGCATATTGGTATGCTGCGGCATCGTTATCTGAACCGATCTTCGACGGCGGCCGCATTCGGAGCAACTACCATCTCTCTCAGGCAGAAGAGCAGGAGATGCTTCTCGAATATCAGAAGACAATACTCAACGCTCTGAGGGACGTCTCGAACTCACTGGTCGCCTATAAGGAGACACGGGAGCATCGCGAGGAAAAGGCCGCGCAGGTCACCGCCGCCGCTGACGCAGTGCGGCTCGCCCGGATGCGCTACTCGGGCGGCAATACCAGCTATCTCGAGGTGCTCACCACGGATACCGATCTCTACGACGCTCAGCTGAACCTGGCACTCGCACAGGAGCAGGAAGCCGCTTCACTCGTCCAGCTCTACGCAGCTCTGGGTGGCGGGTGGCAGCAATAG
- a CDS encoding alpha-L-arabinofuranosidase C-terminal domain-containing protein: MVLPTQMYLRLESVLLDRGFPKICPLAIMLLGSSLSAQQLRLTLDVGKAGTPVSPTLYGLMIEEINHSIDGGLYAEMVQNRAFHNDWSGTTPWDLVRRGSSQGTSELDFTSGPSQSLSSSMKLSITSASPENEVGLTNPGYWGFGLKAETTYIGSFYAHVASDSPGPITIRLINNRTGAVQASSTVTPQPGGWAQYQYTLKTAKIAPSTDNHLELSVAHPGTVWLQLVSLFQPTYHDRANGLRPDLMGMMADMHPAFLRMPGGNFLEGNTLADAYDWKKTIGPIVDRAGHNGSWFYWSSDGVGLLDYLTWCEDLHIEPVLAVNAGYALDHTHVTPGPNLAPLVQSALDEIEYVTGDTSTHWGAVRAKDGHPTPFVLHYIEIGNEDYLDKSGSYPARYAQFAQALHQRYPQYKLIATDGNAEYSTRVVSPEVSDEHYYKSPSDMMDLVHHYDNAPRDGPKVFVGEWATRSGSPTPNFGDALGDAAWMTSLERNSDLIVMAAYAPLFTNVNPGAMLWPTDLIGYDAGTAYGSPSYYAQALFAGHLGDTTIAAKLSREDDRIFVSATKESSTGTVHLKLVNAHSTPETLAIAGLPGGHTAEISSLHASTWNDTNSITDPAHIRPVVSTVPVKVGEWSHTIPANTIEVLDIPSR, encoded by the coding sequence ATGGTATTGCCAACGCAGATGTACCTCCGACTGGAGTCTGTCTTGCTCGATAGAGGCTTTCCGAAAATCTGTCCGCTCGCCATTATGCTTCTTGGAAGTTCCCTTTCGGCCCAGCAACTCCGTCTCACCCTCGACGTAGGTAAGGCCGGCACCCCTGTCAGCCCGACCCTCTACGGCCTCATGATCGAGGAAATCAACCACTCAATTGATGGCGGCCTCTATGCGGAGATGGTTCAGAACCGTGCCTTCCACAATGACTGGTCCGGGACAACGCCATGGGATCTGGTTCGGCGAGGCTCTTCGCAAGGCACCAGTGAACTCGATTTCACCTCCGGCCCATCCCAATCACTCTCCAGCAGCATGAAACTCTCGATCACCTCCGCGTCCCCCGAGAATGAAGTAGGGCTCACCAACCCTGGATATTGGGGCTTTGGCCTCAAGGCCGAAACCACCTACATCGGCTCATTCTATGCACATGTCGCCAGCGACAGTCCGGGCCCCATAACGATTAGGCTGATCAACAACCGTACCGGCGCCGTTCAGGCCAGCAGCACGGTCACCCCGCAGCCGGGCGGATGGGCTCAGTACCAGTACACACTCAAGACCGCGAAGATCGCCCCTTCCACCGATAACCATCTCGAACTCTCCGTCGCCCATCCGGGAACCGTTTGGCTCCAACTCGTCAGCCTCTTCCAGCCCACCTATCACGACCGTGCAAATGGCCTGCGCCCCGACCTCATGGGGATGATGGCCGACATGCATCCTGCATTCCTCCGCATGCCGGGTGGCAATTTTCTGGAAGGCAATACACTCGCCGACGCATATGACTGGAAGAAAACGATTGGCCCCATCGTCGATAGGGCTGGCCACAACGGGTCATGGTTCTACTGGTCCAGCGACGGCGTCGGGCTGCTTGACTACCTGACCTGGTGCGAAGATCTGCACATCGAACCGGTGCTCGCCGTGAACGCCGGCTACGCGCTCGACCATACTCATGTCACTCCGGGGCCAAACCTCGCGCCACTGGTTCAATCGGCGCTGGATGAAATTGAGTACGTTACCGGCGACACCTCGACCCATTGGGGTGCGGTTCGTGCAAAGGACGGTCACCCAACTCCATTCGTCCTGCACTACATCGAGATCGGCAACGAAGACTACCTCGACAAGTCTGGCAGTTACCCAGCGCGCTACGCGCAGTTTGCCCAAGCGCTCCACCAGAGATATCCGCAGTACAAGCTCATCGCTACCGATGGCAACGCCGAATACAGCACTCGAGTCGTCAGCCCCGAAGTCTCGGACGAGCATTACTATAAGTCGCCGTCTGACATGATGGATCTCGTTCACCACTACGATAACGCTCCTCGCGACGGCCCGAAGGTTTTCGTTGGCGAGTGGGCGACGCGTTCTGGCTCGCCGACGCCCAACTTTGGCGATGCGCTGGGCGATGCCGCCTGGATGACATCGCTTGAACGTAACAGCGATCTGATCGTGATGGCCGCCTACGCTCCTTTGTTCACCAACGTGAATCCCGGCGCCATGCTGTGGCCCACCGACCTCATCGGGTACGATGCCGGCACCGCGTACGGCTCTCCGAGCTATTATGCCCAGGCCCTCTTCGCCGGCCATCTCGGCGATACGACGATCGCGGCCAAACTCTCTCGCGAGGACGATCGGATCTTCGTCTCGGCGACGAAAGAGAGCAGCACGGGCACAGTGCATCTCAAGCTCGTCAACGCCCATAGCACCCCGGAAACCCTCGCCATCGCGGGTCTTCCCGGAGGGCATACGGCGGAAATCTCAAGTCTGCACGCAAGCACCTGGAATGACACAAATTCGATTACCGACCCTGCCCACATCCGCCCTGTCGTTTCTACTGTGCCGGTGAAAGTAGGCGAGTGGTCGCACACCATCCCTGCAAACACCATTGAGGTCCTCGATATACCATCGCGCTGA
- a CDS encoding class I SAM-dependent methyltransferase, whose amino-acid sequence MSPKVDLYDNAYRNHESAIYRAVRIETYGEDFGQTSWVTTQESNEIPRLLGLRSDSFVLELGCGSGGYTLHLGETVGCRLIGVDINQPGVRNANLLAQSRGLASRVHFELCDASKRLPFDDNTFDAVFSNDVLCHLPGRPEVLVEMFRVLKPGGRVLFSDALVVGGIVSHEEIATRSSIGFYMYSPPGENERLMERAMFRDIRAKDTTESAARIAKRWHDARKKREDELVAAEGSANFEGLQRFLSCVHLLTNEKRLLRYLYVANKEHTPLGHSVVPAQFVSTDQLS is encoded by the coding sequence ATGTCACCGAAAGTCGATCTCTACGATAATGCGTATCGAAATCATGAGTCAGCGATCTATCGCGCGGTGCGCATTGAGACCTATGGCGAGGATTTCGGCCAAACGAGCTGGGTCACAACGCAAGAATCGAACGAAATCCCGCGACTGTTGGGACTGCGATCTGATTCCTTTGTGCTCGAGCTGGGGTGCGGGTCGGGGGGATATACGTTGCACCTTGGAGAAACAGTAGGCTGCCGGCTCATAGGGGTGGACATTAACCAACCGGGTGTCCGCAATGCGAACCTGCTCGCGCAGTCAAGAGGTCTTGCTTCCCGGGTGCATTTCGAATTGTGTGACGCTTCGAAGAGATTACCTTTTGACGACAACACATTTGACGCTGTGTTCTCGAATGACGTTCTATGCCATCTTCCGGGACGTCCCGAGGTGTTGGTTGAAATGTTTCGCGTACTAAAGCCCGGCGGACGCGTGCTGTTCAGTGACGCTCTGGTAGTCGGAGGAATTGTCTCTCACGAAGAGATCGCTACGCGTAGCTCGATCGGCTTTTACATGTACAGCCCGCCAGGAGAGAACGAACGCCTGATGGAGCGAGCGATGTTTCGAGATATCCGCGCAAAAGATACAACCGAGAGCGCGGCTCGGATCGCGAAGCGGTGGCATGACGCGCGGAAGAAAAGAGAAGATGAACTGGTCGCTGCCGAAGGCAGTGCTAACTTTGAGGGGCTGCAACGGTTCCTCTCCTGTGTTCATCTTCTGACGAACGAAAAGCGACTACTGAGATACCTGTATGTTGCGAATAAGGAGCATACACCACTGGGACACTCCGTTGTCCCGGCTCAATTTGTCAGTACAGACCAGCTATCTTGA
- a CDS encoding AEC family transporter: MRIADLVLPVFAVILSGWIAGYSGYLSRALADALIHFAYNIAMPALLIVTIAQEPSRSLIDWRFLVAFGGGSLLCFILVFGIMSIRISRSLASRTMYGMAASMTNTGFVALPVLQAIYGPRAVLPAAIATAFVAVVMFPAAVILLELGQQDAHDPRKNPMSMVKHVVLNPMVLSILIGMLCSVFDLRLPGPITGYLGILAGALTPCALFAIGLGLSIDGLRANIGPASVIAVIKLLIMPLIVYGLSVWLGLDPLYTIAAVICAAVPTAKTVYILAGEYHCEEMMIASTVSMTTLVSVVSLAAWIYGLSGLATRIVVR; the protein is encoded by the coding sequence ATGCGGATCGCAGATCTTGTCCTCCCTGTATTCGCCGTAATCCTGTCTGGCTGGATCGCCGGTTATTCCGGCTATTTGTCGCGAGCATTGGCTGACGCTCTGATTCACTTCGCATATAACATCGCAATGCCGGCGTTGCTGATAGTCACAATTGCACAAGAACCAAGCCGGTCGCTGATCGATTGGCGCTTCCTCGTTGCGTTCGGCGGCGGCTCCCTCCTCTGTTTCATCCTCGTATTCGGCATCATGAGCATTCGTATTTCCCGAAGTCTTGCGAGCCGGACGATGTATGGCATGGCGGCATCGATGACCAACACCGGCTTTGTCGCCTTACCCGTGTTGCAGGCCATCTATGGCCCGCGTGCCGTGCTGCCGGCAGCGATCGCCACGGCATTCGTCGCCGTTGTGATGTTTCCGGCGGCCGTGATCCTGCTCGAACTCGGTCAGCAGGATGCGCACGACCCACGCAAGAACCCGATGAGCATGGTGAAGCATGTCGTGCTCAACCCGATGGTTTTATCAATCCTGATCGGCATGCTTTGCTCCGTCTTTGATCTGCGCTTGCCTGGGCCGATTACCGGCTACCTTGGCATCCTTGCGGGTGCGCTTACGCCTTGTGCACTGTTCGCCATTGGCTTGGGGCTGTCGATTGATGGGTTACGAGCCAATATCGGGCCAGCCTCTGTTATCGCGGTCATCAAGCTCCTTATCATGCCTCTGATCGTGTACGGATTAAGCGTGTGGCTGGGCCTAGACCCCCTCTACACGATTGCGGCCGTAATCTGCGCCGCCGTGCCTACGGCCAAGACGGTTTACATTCTCGCGGGAGAGTATCACTGCGAGGAGATGATGATCGCGTCCACTGTATCGATGACGACTCTTGTCTCCGTCGTCTCGCTCGCAGCCTGGATCTATGGGCTGTCCGGACTAGCTACACGCATTGTTGTTCGATGA